In one Pseudoalteromonas rubra genomic region, the following are encoded:
- a CDS encoding AraC family transcriptional regulator, with product MFTLVILSLGCLHGLYLSYELIRKNTANDANRMLALCIQCFVALLFFILLDESGAFYYLPHLIGFQEPLTFLLAPCFYYYVLRLTSPAYIPFNRVHLLPFVLALLCAIPFFLLDARSKWQFLYGDMYAPNLPSWYLTGFENVFIFGAMVQVAVYLLFAWRRLNAYQILSANNFSSLELINLNWLRRLLIMLLSLYGLWFIDEAIEVNAMACIDHDNGFGCEYDWLIGERWFFFSELGVVIFFYLMSYYGLRQPEIFIQNNQYVELDKPNNEKYLNSALSESLAVQLCNLIEEQVLDEKLFLNADLTLHDLACACGHSRHHVSQAINQSKNMSFFDFINQLRVMHAQQLLLSQPDRSILDISLDSGFNSRSAFYGAFKRYTELTPGAYRKQSKILAENMS from the coding sequence ATGTTCACACTGGTCATATTATCTTTGGGTTGTCTTCATGGTCTGTATCTCAGTTACGAACTGATACGGAAGAATACAGCGAATGATGCAAACAGGATGCTTGCTTTGTGTATTCAGTGCTTTGTTGCACTGTTGTTTTTTATATTGCTTGATGAAAGTGGGGCGTTTTACTATTTGCCTCATCTGATAGGGTTTCAGGAGCCGCTGACCTTTCTGTTGGCACCGTGTTTTTACTACTACGTACTCAGACTAACATCACCTGCTTATATTCCGTTTAATCGCGTCCATTTGCTGCCGTTTGTGCTGGCACTGCTTTGTGCTATTCCTTTCTTTTTACTCGATGCACGCAGTAAATGGCAATTTTTGTATGGTGATATGTATGCCCCGAACCTGCCATCTTGGTACCTGACGGGGTTTGAAAATGTCTTCATTTTTGGTGCTATGGTGCAGGTTGCAGTGTACCTGCTATTTGCGTGGCGCAGGCTCAATGCTTACCAGATCCTGTCGGCCAATAACTTTTCGTCACTTGAACTGATCAACCTGAACTGGCTCAGACGCTTGCTCATTATGTTGCTATCGCTTTATGGACTGTGGTTCATTGACGAAGCGATAGAAGTGAATGCCATGGCGTGTATCGACCATGACAACGGATTTGGCTGTGAGTATGACTGGTTGATTGGCGAGCGTTGGTTCTTTTTCTCGGAACTGGGCGTAGTCATCTTTTTTTATTTGATGAGTTATTACGGCTTGCGCCAGCCCGAAATATTTATCCAAAACAATCAATATGTTGAACTTGATAAGCCGAACAACGAAAAATACTTAAACTCGGCACTGTCGGAATCACTGGCTGTACAACTCTGCAACCTGATTGAAGAGCAGGTGTTGGACGAAAAGCTGTTTCTTAATGCGGATTTAACGCTGCACGACCTGGCCTGTGCATGTGGTCATTCTCGGCACCATGTTTCTCAGGCGATTAATCAAAGTAAAAACATGAGTTTTTTCGATTTTATTAATCAACTCAGAGTGATGCATGCACAGCAGCTGCTGCTGTCTCAGCCAGACAGAAGCATTCTGGATATCTCTCTGGACAGTGGTTTTAATTCCCGCTCAGCGTTTTATGGGGCATTTAAACGCTATACCGAGTTAACACCAGGCGCATATCGAAAACAAAGTAAAATACTGGCAGAAAATATGTCCTGA
- a CDS encoding heme-binding protein, producing the protein MSSAKSQLGFDQNQRKIIIGEQQDSELGPLCHLPGTWKNTGNLEGHGWNMIALPFAAGELDYRLLMNQYDEELTFSLVDKGVPNRGIPEDQSVATLDYTQIINQIAAQDYPHSGLEGKPGLAIHHEPGLWLHMRDQLTDDLDIARLSSIPHGDAVIALGKSAHSQSGFEIPALNGLPIGVSGDIDTNPYLAPYKHFRDQPFEGLFDPTQANALLQKAIAPLLSAGKVKNTTKLEVRTTAASGSVNNIPFVTRQANAAEVHSTFWIYELTETDQNGNPKLWLQYSQTVILDFFNRKDRPGELIRWPHISINTLEKVDT; encoded by the coding sequence ATGTCGTCAGCTAAATCGCAGTTAGGGTTTGATCAGAACCAACGTAAAATTATTATCGGGGAACAGCAGGACTCTGAGCTAGGTCCTTTGTGTCATCTTCCTGGCACGTGGAAAAACACGGGTAATCTCGAAGGTCATGGCTGGAATATGATAGCTTTGCCTTTTGCAGCGGGTGAGCTGGATTATCGGCTGCTGATGAACCAATATGACGAAGAACTGACTTTCAGTCTGGTTGACAAGGGTGTGCCAAATCGGGGTATTCCGGAAGATCAATCCGTCGCCACGCTCGACTACACCCAAATCATTAACCAGATAGCTGCACAAGACTATCCACATTCCGGGCTAGAGGGTAAACCTGGACTGGCAATTCACCATGAACCCGGTCTGTGGTTACACATGCGTGATCAGTTAACGGATGATTTGGATATCGCCCGCCTGTCCAGTATTCCCCATGGCGATGCGGTGATCGCATTGGGTAAGAGTGCACACTCTCAGTCTGGTTTTGAGATACCCGCGCTGAATGGTTTACCCATAGGAGTATCGGGCGATATAGACACCAACCCTTATCTGGCACCCTATAAACACTTCAGAGATCAGCCTTTTGAAGGCCTGTTTGATCCAACCCAGGCAAATGCACTGCTGCAAAAAGCCATTGCCCCTTTACTGAGCGCAGGCAAAGTGAAAAATACCACTAAGCTGGAAGTGCGAACAACCGCGGCGTCGGGCTCTGTGAACAATATTCCGTTTGTCACGCGCCAGGCGAATGCCGCTGAAGTCCACTCCACATTTTGGATCTACGAATTAACGGAGACCGACCAAAACGGCAATCCGAAGCTTTGGTTACAGTATTCTCAGACCGTGATCCTGGACTTTTTCAATCGTAAAGACAGACCCGGCGAATTGATCCGCTGGCCACACATCAGCATCAATACGCTGGAAAAAGTGGACACCTGA